The Candidatus Jordarchaeales archaeon genome includes a window with the following:
- a CDS encoding FAD-binding oxidoreductase, which produces MLDQNEIYRFLVSVVGEDDVSIDIADLFAYSMDASLRMSMPAAVARPENREEVAEILKWADENRVPIVPRGAGTSLSGQAVPVKGGVILDMCKMDRIKEVNLEDRVAVVEPGVIYDELNKVLGKLGYVFPPDPGSAIACTVGGMVANNASGIRALKYGATVDHVLGLEVVLPGGKIIRTGGRVWKSSSGLNLTKLFVGSEGTLGVFTEIILKITPKPRYYGLTIPVFQKLEQALEATVEIMKRGILPSAMELLDDICIMLINNVLEDKLPMGEALLFIENDGYSENTVEEESKMVKEICEEKGAQKIIYTTDNKRIEELMRLRHTLANILSKLRGENVPLNNIQDFAVPIGKIPEAVRELKEMARSQGRLMVMFGHIGDGNIHLGTAINPWKEEDRRAGAEFARMLAEIVVKKYGGTLSAEHGLGVTKASLVELEHGDTLEYMRAIKRIFDPHGIMNPGVMGLLEVPKDEFVYMPAKVVV; this is translated from the coding sequence ATGTTGGACCAAAATGAGATATACCGTTTTCTCGTGAGCGTCGTCGGCGAGGATGATGTGAGCATCGATATCGCTGACCTCTTCGCCTATAGCATGGATGCCTCGTTGAGGATGAGCATGCCAGCCGCCGTAGCGAGGCCAGAGAACAGGGAGGAGGTCGCTGAGATACTCAAATGGGCTGACGAAAATAGGGTTCCGATAGTTCCCAGAGGAGCTGGGACAAGCCTAAGCGGGCAAGCTGTCCCTGTGAAGGGAGGCGTCATTCTCGACATGTGCAAGATGGACCGTATAAAGGAGGTCAACCTTGAGGACAGGGTGGCTGTAGTTGAGCCGGGCGTGATATACGACGAGCTCAACAAGGTGCTAGGTAAGCTTGGGTACGTTTTCCCGCCAGACCCTGGATCAGCTATAGCTTGCACTGTCGGTGGCATGGTCGCCAACAACGCCAGCGGCATCAGAGCACTAAAGTACGGGGCGACAGTGGACCACGTGCTTGGACTCGAGGTGGTCCTTCCCGGGGGAAAGATAATTAGGACTGGAGGAAGGGTTTGGAAGTCTTCTTCCGGTCTCAACTTGACCAAGCTGTTCGTTGGCTCTGAAGGGACGCTGGGCGTCTTCACCGAGATAATACTTAAGATAACTCCCAAGCCCCGCTACTATGGGCTGACCATCCCAGTCTTCCAGAAGCTGGAACAAGCCCTAGAGGCTACTGTCGAGATAATGAAGAGGGGCATCCTCCCATCGGCGATGGAGCTGCTCGACGACATCTGTATAATGCTCATAAACAATGTGCTTGAAGACAAGCTGCCGATGGGAGAAGCTTTGTTATTCATAGAAAACGACGGCTACAGTGAGAATACTGTTGAGGAAGAGAGCAAGATGGTTAAAGAGATATGTGAGGAGAAGGGCGCCCAGAAGATAATATACACGACAGATAACAAGAGGATAGAAGAGTTGATGAGGCTGCGCCACACGCTGGCCAACATATTGTCAAAGCTCAGGGGGGAAAATGTCCCCTTAAACAACATACAGGACTTCGCTGTCCCAATAGGAAAGATACCGGAAGCCGTCCGCGAGCTAAAAGAAATGGCGCGGAGCCAAGGGAGACTGATGGTAATGTTCGGACACATAGGTGACGGCAACATACACCTCGGAACAGCAATCAACCCTTGGAAGGAGGAAGATAGGAGGGCTGGCGCCGAGTTCGCCAGGATGCTTGCAGAGATAGTCGTCAAGAAGTACGGTGGGACCCTGTCAGCCGAGCACGGTCTCGGCGTCACTAAGGCGAGCCTGGTAGAGCTGGAACACGGCGACACACTAGAGTACATGAGGGCTATAAAGAGGATCTTCGACCCGCACGGGATAATGAACCCCGGTGTTATGGGGCTTCTCGAAGTTCCAAAAGACGAGTTCGTTTACATGCCAGCAAAGGTGGTGGTCTAA
- a CDS encoding (Fe-S)-binding protein, producing the protein MEELNKFRTQIAMCNVCAWCRTKCPVYSTTKWESEGPRGRMVLLRGVVYGLLEPTPSVVEKIYECTSCAMCNLNCDAQISPLEVILGARRAFSSAGIAPPPPNKKIDARVLRDKNPYAAPQEERFQWLDVSLPEKSENVLFIGCVNAYRQTETAKNVVSILTAAEYDFTVLKGEVCCGMHPYWDGQTELAKQLAEQNTSLFDKAGASTLITPCAGCYSTFLKAYPQLVENFGFKVKHVSEVIRDLVKESAIKLKDGAVKVTYHDPCHLGRHCNFYDPPRELIKLIPGVKLVEMENMMAEANCCGGGGGLFTLKPELSVRIAERRVREAEATGAKYLVTTCPLCRTNLDLASKRLESHVKVCDLVDLVASRL; encoded by the coding sequence GTGGAGGAGCTTAATAAGTTTAGAACGCAGATTGCTATGTGCAACGTGTGCGCCTGGTGTAGAACAAAGTGCCCGGTTTACAGCACCACAAAGTGGGAGTCTGAGGGTCCCAGGGGCAGGATGGTTCTGCTCAGAGGAGTTGTCTACGGCCTGCTCGAGCCGACACCAAGTGTCGTCGAAAAAATATACGAGTGTACTTCGTGCGCCATGTGCAACCTGAACTGCGACGCACAAATATCCCCCCTGGAAGTAATACTCGGCGCCCGGAGGGCCTTCTCTAGCGCCGGCATAGCTCCTCCTCCACCAAACAAGAAGATAGACGCGAGGGTTTTAAGAGACAAGAACCCCTACGCTGCTCCTCAGGAAGAGAGATTCCAGTGGCTAGACGTGTCTTTGCCCGAAAAAAGCGAGAATGTGTTGTTCATCGGGTGCGTCAACGCTTACAGGCAGACTGAAACAGCCAAGAACGTTGTCTCGATACTCACAGCCGCGGAGTACGATTTCACTGTGCTAAAGGGTGAAGTGTGCTGTGGGATGCACCCGTACTGGGATGGTCAAACCGAGCTGGCGAAGCAGCTAGCAGAGCAGAACACGTCGCTCTTCGACAAGGCGGGGGCTTCGACGCTGATCACCCCGTGCGCAGGGTGCTACTCAACCTTCCTCAAAGCTTACCCGCAGCTCGTCGAGAACTTCGGCTTCAAGGTCAAGCATGTCTCAGAGGTTATAAGAGACCTCGTGAAGGAAAGTGCCATCAAGTTAAAAGACGGAGCCGTCAAAGTCACGTATCACGACCCATGCCACCTTGGAAGGCACTGCAACTTTTATGACCCGCCTAGGGAGCTCATAAAGCTCATTCCGGGTGTCAAGCTCGTAGAAATGGAGAACATGATGGCTGAGGCAAACTGTTGCGGTGGAGGCGGCGGACTATTCACCTTGAAGCCGGAGTTGTCAGTTCGCATCGCCGAGAGACGGGTTAGGGAGGCTGAGGCAACGGGCGCGAAGTACCTTGTTACGACGTGCCCGCTGTGCAGAACAAACCTCGACCTGGCTTCTAAGAGGCTTGAATCACACGTGAAGGTGTGCGACCTAGTAGACTTGGTGGCCAGTCGCCTCTAA
- a CDS encoding HAD family hydrolase: protein MCTVKAVVFDLDGTLIKIPSTNFFDKLLVKTLSKLNVPVPPAGERAKLWVSGQGHEELLRSWGVSDPYVFWRTFDELDYETRRELIRRGVIRPYEDVSFLEDLSLRVPLGLVTNTSPRVTFLEVEEFGLRKFFKVIVALGTERQSEAKPETAGVLEAFRVLGCHPSESIMVGDSDADVLAGRKVGSKAVVVKRPHVRLKTEPDAYIESLYELKQLVHQTRDV, encoded by the coding sequence GTGTGCACGGTCAAGGCGGTAGTGTTTGACCTCGACGGAACCCTAATAAAAATTCCCTCAACAAATTTTTTCGACAAACTTTTGGTTAAAACCCTAAGCAAGCTGAACGTCCCAGTCCCCCCAGCAGGTGAAAGAGCAAAACTGTGGGTTAGCGGGCAGGGACACGAGGAACTCCTGAGGAGCTGGGGGGTGAGTGACCCGTACGTTTTCTGGAGGACGTTTGACGAACTAGACTACGAGACCAGAAGGGAACTAATAAGGCGCGGCGTCATACGCCCATATGAGGATGTTTCGTTTCTCGAGGATCTTAGCCTCAGGGTTCCTCTGGGCTTGGTCACTAATACTTCCCCCAGAGTTACTTTTCTTGAAGTGGAAGAGTTCGGTCTCAGAAAGTTCTTTAAAGTCATAGTGGCTCTCGGAACGGAGAGGCAGAGCGAGGCGAAGCCTGAAACAGCAGGAGTGCTTGAAGCGTTCAGAGTGCTCGGGTGCCATCCTTCAGAGAGCATCATGGTGGGAGACAGTGACGCAGACGTGCTTGCCGGGAGAAAGGTTGGGTCAAAGGCCGTCGTGGTTAAACGCCCGCACGTAAGGTTGAAAACTGAGCCGGACGCATACATTGAAAGCCTATACGAGCTCAAGCAATTAGTCCACCAAACAAGAGATGTATGA
- a CDS encoding hydrogenase iron-sulfur subunit, which produces MSYEPLVIAFLCFWCSYSGADLAGMSRMEYPANIRVIKVMCSSRVDPTHVLYALKNGADGVLISGCHPGDCHYVNGNYRTQRRAALLGEMLKQLGIEPERVRVEWVSASEGEKFARIVSDFVEELRKLGPNPLKKESVEV; this is translated from the coding sequence TTGAGTTACGAGCCACTTGTGATAGCCTTTCTGTGCTTTTGGTGCAGTTACAGCGGCGCGGATCTGGCGGGAATGAGTAGAATGGAGTACCCTGCGAACATTAGAGTGATAAAGGTTATGTGCAGCAGCAGGGTTGATCCGACCCACGTACTCTACGCTCTTAAGAACGGTGCTGATGGAGTGCTAATCTCGGGGTGTCATCCTGGGGACTGCCACTACGTCAACGGCAATTATAGGACGCAGCGCAGGGCGGCTCTGCTCGGCGAAATGCTCAAGCAGCTTGGGATAGAACCGGAGAGGGTGAGGGTTGAATGGGTGTCAGCGTCGGAGGGGGAAAAGTTTGCACGCATAGTCAGCGACTTCGTGGAGGAGCTCAGGAAACTGGGGCCA
- a CDS encoding CoB--CoM heterodisulfide reductase iron-sulfur subunit A family protein: protein MEIRVGVYVCHCGTNIAGVVDVEEVARYAATLPGVVVARNIMYTCSDQGQGVIREDIKKYNLNRVVIAACSPKMHESTFRKTLESAGLNPYLLEVANIREQVSWVHFREKEKATEKAKALVRAAVAKARLLEPLEKKIVPVERSVLVIGGGIAGIQAALDLADAGLKVYLVEKSPSLGGHMAQLNKTFPTIDCAACILTPKMVDVAKHPNITLLTYSEVVRVEGYVGNFEVTVLRRARYVNEKLCAGCGACADACPRKVPNEFDVGLSKRKAIYVPFPQAVPLKYTVDPVNCLYMKYGRCKLCVEACPRGAIDFNQKDEEVKIRVGAIIVAVGFKTFDARRVPQLGYGKYKNVITGLELERLSSASGPTGGAILTSSGKKPESVAFIQCVGSRDLKYNGWCCKIGCMATLKQAFLIKEESPETEVYVCYIDMRTAGKGYEEFYRRLRDMGVRFIHGVPSEILEDVDGKLRFKVFDQTVGRLLELRVDMVVLQTGLEPTEDFEKLRKMLNVSLNSEGFFMEAHPKLQPVEASTRGVFFAGCCHSPKDIAETVAQASAAAAKALALLSKGVVEVEPLVASVNPEICSGCEVCVGVCPYKAIRLAEHEGRKRAKVVDALCQGCGACVAACPSNALELKGFTEKQILAQIKALISEVGT from the coding sequence GTGGAAATACGTGTAGGCGTTTACGTCTGCCACTGTGGCACGAACATTGCTGGAGTAGTGGACGTCGAGGAGGTCGCCAGGTATGCAGCTACTCTGCCAGGCGTTGTTGTAGCGAGAAACATAATGTACACTTGTTCAGACCAAGGACAAGGTGTGATAAGGGAGGACATTAAAAAGTACAACCTGAACCGTGTGGTCATAGCTGCTTGCTCCCCTAAGATGCATGAGAGCACGTTTAGGAAAACCTTGGAGTCGGCGGGTTTAAACCCCTACCTCTTAGAAGTGGCGAACATAAGGGAGCAGGTTTCGTGGGTTCACTTCAGGGAGAAAGAGAAGGCCACGGAGAAAGCTAAAGCCCTCGTGAGAGCGGCTGTAGCCAAGGCTAGGTTGCTCGAGCCGTTGGAGAAGAAGATTGTGCCCGTCGAGAGATCGGTTCTCGTTATAGGTGGTGGTATAGCTGGAATACAGGCGGCTCTAGACCTAGCCGACGCCGGGCTAAAAGTCTACCTTGTTGAAAAATCCCCCAGTTTAGGAGGACACATGGCGCAGCTTAACAAGACATTCCCCACAATTGATTGCGCCGCCTGCATCTTGACCCCCAAGATGGTTGACGTTGCAAAACACCCAAACATAACCCTCCTCACGTACAGCGAGGTTGTTAGAGTTGAAGGTTACGTTGGAAACTTCGAAGTGACTGTTCTAAGGAGGGCGCGCTATGTGAACGAAAAACTGTGCGCTGGGTGTGGGGCGTGCGCCGACGCTTGTCCGAGGAAGGTTCCCAACGAGTTCGACGTCGGGCTCAGCAAGAGGAAAGCAATATACGTCCCGTTCCCCCAAGCAGTCCCCTTAAAGTACACTGTGGACCCGGTAAACTGCCTCTACATGAAGTATGGGCGCTGCAAGCTTTGCGTCGAAGCCTGCCCTCGCGGGGCAATAGACTTTAACCAGAAGGACGAAGAGGTGAAGATAAGGGTTGGGGCAATAATTGTCGCAGTAGGCTTCAAGACGTTTGACGCTAGGAGAGTTCCGCAGCTGGGGTATGGCAAGTACAAGAACGTCATCACCGGGTTAGAGCTCGAAAGACTCTCGAGTGCTTCGGGCCCGACGGGCGGAGCCATCTTGACGTCCTCGGGCAAGAAGCCTGAAAGCGTGGCTTTCATACAGTGCGTTGGCTCAAGGGACTTGAAGTATAATGGTTGGTGTTGCAAGATAGGTTGCATGGCGACGCTCAAACAGGCCTTCCTCATAAAAGAGGAGAGCCCCGAAACAGAGGTCTACGTATGCTACATAGACATGAGGACTGCCGGGAAGGGGTACGAGGAATTCTACAGGAGACTGAGGGACATGGGTGTACGCTTCATACACGGAGTCCCCTCGGAGATACTTGAGGACGTCGACGGGAAGCTCAGGTTTAAGGTCTTCGACCAGACGGTGGGACGCTTGCTCGAGCTCAGAGTGGACATGGTGGTGCTCCAGACGGGCTTAGAGCCGACAGAGGACTTCGAAAAGCTCCGAAAAATGTTGAACGTGTCTTTGAACTCTGAGGGCTTCTTCATGGAGGCACACCCGAAGCTTCAGCCTGTTGAAGCGAGCACACGTGGGGTATTCTTCGCGGGATGCTGCCACAGCCCGAAGGACATAGCTGAGACGGTTGCCCAAGCCAGCGCGGCGGCAGCCAAGGCGTTAGCCCTCCTCTCAAAGGGAGTTGTTGAAGTCGAGCCGCTGGTGGCGTCCGTGAACCCTGAAATATGTTCGGGCTGTGAAGTTTGCGTGGGAGTGTGCCCCTATAAGGCGATAAGGCTGGCGGAGCACGAGGGAAGGAAAAGGGCCAAGGTGGTGGACGCACTCTGCCAGGGGTGTGGGGCTTGCGTTGCAGCTTGCCCTAGCAACGCCTTGGAGTTGAAAGGCTTCACGGAGAAGCAGATCCTAGCCCAGATAAAAGCCCTAATATCGGAGGTGGGCACTTGA
- a CDS encoding DUF3782 domain-containing protein: MDVELKERFMELLERDKEFRYAVAGYLGLAEILKRMDKLEENQIKLWENMNKLWEEVRSLREGQNKLWEEVRSLREGQNKLWEEVRSLREGQNKLWEEVRSLREDFSVINRKLDALGARWGIMAEECFRESLRGILEKEFGFKVERWIRTDHEGYVFGYKEQVEIDLAISDGKVILVEVTSHAKISDVFLVKRKAEFYSKVEGRKVDRLIIVSPYADDKAKTACITHGVELYTV, encoded by the coding sequence ATGGACGTCGAGTTAAAGGAGAGGTTCATGGAGCTTCTTGAGAGGGACAAGGAGTTCAGGTATGCTGTCGCAGGCTACTTGGGACTAGCAGAAATACTCAAAAGAATGGACAAACTCGAGGAAAACCAGATCAAGCTATGGGAGAACATGAACAAGCTGTGGGAGGAGGTCAGGAGTCTCAGGGAAGGGCAGAACAAGCTGTGGGAGGAGGTCAGGAGTCTCAGGGAAGGGCAGAACAAGCTGTGGGAGGAGGTCAGGAGTCTCAGGGAAGGGCAGAACAAGCTGTGGGAGGAGGTCAGGAGTCTCAGGGAGGACTTTAGTGTTATAAATAGGAAGTTGGATGCTTTGGGTGCGAGATGGGGGATTATGGCTGAAGAGTGCTTCAGGGAGAGCTTGAGAGGGATACTGGAGAAGGAGTTCGGCTTCAAGGTGGAGAGGTGGATTCGCACTGACCATGAAGGATACGTTTTCGGTTATAAGGAGCAAGTTGAAATAGACCTGGCGATTTCGGATGGAAAAGTTATACTTGTTGAGGTCACATCGCATGCTAAAATTTCGGATGTTTTTCTTGTGAAGAGGAAAGCCGAATTTTACAGTAAAGTCGAGGGTAGGAAAGTCGACCGATTGATAATAGTCTCCCCTTATGCTGACGATAAGGCAAAAACGGCCTGCATAACACATGGGGTAGAACTATACACAGTGTAA
- a CDS encoding zinc ribbon domain-containing protein, which translates to MVAEENARPVMEELTHIRERIRYGRVMNRRLHSIPFRKIQLYISYKSMEHGFKPETVDAKNTSRTCPICGEISKPNGHVFKCRRCGFQSDRHLVAAWNIAMKLPMCRPLPLAAKATNELKEVEWIVIKKVNYPTTVRWYNASDLHSGVYGFSILWSNAPDNTRHDSRRCKYQPNQPPLPDGAGTSIEGHVIRQEIGQTRLTT; encoded by the coding sequence GTGGTTGCCGAGGAAAACGCTAGACCTGTAATGGAGGAGCTCACCCATATCAGGGAGAGGATACGGTATGGTAGGGTGATGAATAGAAGGCTCCACAGCATCCCATTTAGAAAAATCCAGCTTTACATTTCTTATAAGTCGATGGAGCATGGCTTTAAGCCGGAAACCGTTGACGCTAAGAACACCTCCAGAACATGCCCGATATGTGGCGAAATTAGTAAGCCGAATGGGCATGTCTTCAAATGTAGGCGGTGCGGGTTCCAGTCAGATAGACACCTTGTCGCCGCTTGGAACATAGCTATGAAGCTCCCGATGTGCCGTCCTTTACCGTTGGCGGCGAAAGCCACCAATGAACTTAAAGAGGTGGAATGGATAGTTATAAAAAAAGTTAACTATCCGACAACGGTGCGCTGGTACAATGCCTCAGACTTGCATAGCGGAGTCTATGGTTTCTCCATACTGTGGAGTAATGCCCCCGACAATACCAGACACGACAGTAGACGTTGCAAATACCAGCCTAACCAGCCCCCACTACCTGATGGTGCTGGTACCTCAATAGAAGGACATGTGATCAGGCAGGAAATTGGGCAGACACGGCTTACCACATAG